The window CCGACCAGGTCCAGCACCACGTCGTAGCGCCGGCCCGCTCGGGTGAAGTCCTCGCGCGCGTAGTCGATGACATGGTCCGCGCCGAGCGAGCGGACCATGTCCGCGTTGCGCGCGCTGCACACCGCGGTCACCTCCGCGCCGTACTCCTTGCCGAGCTGCACGGCGAACGTGCCGACGCCCCCCGACGCGCCGTTGATCAGCAGCGTCTGCCCCGGCTGCACCGCGGCCACGTCCCGCACGCCGATCAGGGCCGTGTTCCCCGCGAGGGGTATCGCCGCGGCCTGCTCGAAGGTGAGGTTGGACGGCTTCGGGCCCACCGAGTCGTCCGGCGCGCACACATACTCCGCGAAGGCACCGTCGGCCTCGCCGAACACCTCGTCACCGGGCTGAAGATCCGTGACCCCGCTGCCCACCGCCTCCACCCGGCCTGCGAAGTCCCGCCCTCGGACCCGCGCCTTCGGCCCGCGCCAGCCCATCATCCCGCGCGCCAGCTTCGGATCGCCGTGCATGAAATGCCAGTCGTAGGCATTGACCGACGCCGCGTGCACCCGCACCAGCACCTCACCGGGCCCCGGCACCGGCCGCTCGATGTCACTGAACTCCAGCACGTCCGCCGAGCCGTACCGGTCCTGCGTCACTGCCTTCATGTCCTCCCCCTTCGCCACTTTCGAGAGTAGGGATCCGGCCAGGCCCGGGCATCAGGGGCGAACCCTGATTCTTTCCCAGGGGCGACCCCCGCTTGCCCTGAGGAAACCGATCGGTTTACATTGGGATCCAGGAAGGGAAACCGATCGGTTTCCGCCTTGTGAGATCGCCGTGCGCGAGTCGGGAGAGTTCCATGACCACCATCGAAGGTTCCGTCGCCCTGGTCACCGGCGGCAGCCGCGGGATCGGCCGGGCGCTGGTCGCCGCCCTGTACGAGCGGGGCGCGAAGAAGGTGTACGCCACCGCCCGCGACCCGCGCACTGTCACCCACCCCGATGCCGTGCCCCTGGCCCTGGAGGTCGGCGACCCGGCGTCCGTCGCGGCCGCCGCCGAGCAGGCCCAGGACGTCACCCTGCTGATCAACAACGCCGGTGCCAGCGTGAACGCCAACTTCCTCGACGCCCCGGTCGAAGACGTCCGCCGCGAATTCGAGACCAACTTCTACGGACCGCTCCTGGTCACCCGCGCTTTCGTCCCGGTCATCGAACGCAACGGCGGTGGCCATATCCTCAACGTCCACTCCGTGCTGTCCTGGATCGGGCTCGCCGGCTCCTACAGCGCCTCCAAGGCCGCCCTGTGGTCGCAGACCAACTCCCTGCGCCTGGACCTCAAGCCGCGCGGCATCGAGGTCACCGGCCTCCACGTCGGCTACGTCGACACCGACCTGACGGCGAACATCGACGCGCCGAAGTCCACCCCCGAGGGCGTCGCCGCCCAGGCCCTGGACGGCATCGAGGCCGGAGCCTACGAGGTGCTGGCCGACGACATCAGCCGGCAGGTCAAGGCCGGTCTGTCGGCGGACGTCTCGGCGCTCTACCCGCAGCTCGCGGCCTGATCACACCGGCAGCAGCCGGGACACGAGATCGCTGAGCTGGCGGGCGTTGCGGCACTCGTGCATCTCGACCAGCTCGGCGTAGGCGGGCGCGGCCGAGTCGCCCGTGCCCCAGCTCGCGGTCTGCTCGGGGTTCAACCAGTAGAAGCGGCGCGCCCGTTCGGCGATATGGCGGACGGCCGCGAGGTTCGGGTCGCTCATGTTGGTGCGTGCGTCGCCGAGCACGAACACCGTGGTGCGCGGGCCGACCGCGTCGCCGTACCGCTCGGCGAACTCGCCCAGCGCCATGCCGTAGTCGCTGCTGCCGTGCCAGCCCGTGAGCGTGCCCTCGGCCTGTATGCGGGCGCCGAGCCCCTCCGGGTCGGCCCTGCCGTGCACGAGGAGGCCGGTCACCTCGTCGATACGGTTGACGAAGGCGAACACCCGCACCTTGCTGAACTGGTCGTGCAGCGCCTGCACCAGCAGCATCG of the Streptomyces sp. NBC_00287 genome contains:
- a CDS encoding NAD(P)-dependent alcohol dehydrogenase, translated to MKAVTQDRYGSADVLEFSDIERPVPGPGEVLVRVHAASVNAYDWHFMHGDPKLARGMMGWRGPKARVRGRDFAGRVEAVGSGVTDLQPGDEVFGEADGAFAEYVCAPDDSVGPKPSNLTFEQAAAIPLAGNTALIGVRDVAAVQPGQTLLINGASGGVGTFAVQLGKEYGAEVTAVCSARNADMVRSLGADHVIDYAREDFTRAGRRYDVVLDLVGNHSLTAFRRAVTPSGALVLSGGGVYEGGSLTGPMGLFFKRRLMAPFTRQRLLELPAHQSKKNLATLKELAESGRIAPVVERTYPLSEAAEAIRYLEVEHARAKVVITV
- a CDS encoding SDR family oxidoreductase, producing the protein MTTIEGSVALVTGGSRGIGRALVAALYERGAKKVYATARDPRTVTHPDAVPLALEVGDPASVAAAAEQAQDVTLLINNAGASVNANFLDAPVEDVRREFETNFYGPLLVTRAFVPVIERNGGGHILNVHSVLSWIGLAGSYSASKAALWSQTNSLRLDLKPRGIEVTGLHVGYVDTDLTANIDAPKSTPEGVAAQALDGIEAGAYEVLADDISRQVKAGLSADVSALYPQLAA